One segment of Paenibacillus sp. FSL R7-0337 DNA contains the following:
- the cpaB gene encoding Flp pilus assembly protein CpaB produces MKKLWNKYTRSALIVLLGLILALVAFQMSSRNIAQQVQTKKIIVAVANIDPYMPITKDQLKFREVVVSEVPEDALETADELDFSDAYASKYGFMAGAPIRKSLVTTAAASGMGAAVSLQEGMRQIGVKTDLVMSSGDEVKPGILVDAYAFVSDTATGQSKKMILPELSRLKVVKRLNAEGKVPDPADGGSLIPAVIVLEVTPQQAALLMEAQETGKVYLLPAGTLLR; encoded by the coding sequence TTGAAAAAGCTATGGAATAAGTATACCCGCAGCGCATTGATCGTCCTGCTCGGACTGATCCTTGCGCTGGTTGCGTTTCAGATGAGTAGCCGGAACATTGCCCAGCAGGTGCAGACGAAGAAGATCATTGTTGCTGTAGCCAATATTGATCCGTATATGCCAATTACTAAAGACCAATTGAAATTCCGCGAAGTCGTGGTCAGTGAAGTACCGGAGGATGCGCTAGAAACCGCAGATGAGCTGGATTTCAGCGATGCCTATGCCTCCAAGTATGGATTCATGGCTGGCGCTCCGATTCGCAAGTCGCTGGTGACAACGGCAGCGGCCTCTGGCATGGGGGCTGCAGTCTCCTTACAGGAAGGCATGCGGCAGATTGGGGTGAAGACGGATCTGGTCATGTCCTCCGGAGATGAGGTCAAGCCTGGTATCCTCGTGGATGCCTATGCATTCGTCTCCGATACGGCAACGGGGCAGTCGAAAAAAATGATTCTGCCGGAGTTGTCCCGTCTGAAGGTTGTGAAACGGCTAAATGCGGAAGGGAAGGTTCCTGATCCTGCAGACGGTGGAAGCCTGATTCCCGCCGTAATTGTACTTGAGGTGACACCGCAGCAGGCCGCACTGCTGATGGAGGCGCAAGAAACAGGGAAGGTCTACCTGCTGCCAGCAGGCACACTTCTTCGGTGA
- a CDS encoding DUF916 domain-containing protein: protein MKKVNVRKIMSVWLLGFIGCLWLSAAVHADSSFVLSPVKAVEEGRGYYKDQVKPGDTREYTFVVRNAKDTPVQLKLYPADALPAQNGGRSFSEKEQRLTLVGSWLEPQGVKAITLKPQEVRSFNYVLHVPVDLRPGQYVGVIAAEELIKAEEPAAGSEGQQASVAIDVVNRSGVQIVLEYKADQAKHEMSIDEFKHDYVSTGHSRLTMKLSDRGTILEKPTGKITVRDGQGEIRYEQEYAADSIYAGSTADMVYIVNDRLLLPDVYEVNYTASFSGKTISRTFIFKVTPEQSKTSQAALTEAGKIEVTQTFWDWLELHLWVVVITIVVILLFVVLLFWLLLLLWKRKKEQKEEANLSVSAPVSQDK from the coding sequence ATGAAAAAAGTAAACGTTCGTAAAATCATGAGTGTATGGTTGCTCGGATTCATCGGCTGTCTGTGGCTGTCTGCGGCTGTTCATGCCGACAGTTCCTTTGTGCTGTCTCCGGTCAAAGCCGTGGAAGAAGGCCGGGGCTATTATAAGGACCAGGTGAAGCCGGGGGACACGCGTGAGTATACCTTTGTGGTCCGCAATGCCAAGGATACGCCGGTGCAGCTCAAGCTGTATCCGGCTGATGCCCTTCCGGCACAAAATGGGGGCCGAAGCTTCTCGGAAAAGGAGCAGCGCCTGACTCTGGTCGGGTCCTGGCTGGAGCCGCAAGGCGTGAAGGCCATCACGCTGAAACCGCAAGAAGTGCGTAGCTTCAATTACGTCTTGCACGTACCGGTGGATCTTCGCCCCGGTCAGTACGTGGGAGTGATCGCTGCCGAAGAACTGATCAAGGCAGAAGAACCGGCTGCAGGTTCAGAGGGGCAGCAGGCTTCGGTGGCCATCGATGTGGTCAACCGCAGCGGGGTACAGATCGTTCTGGAATACAAGGCCGATCAGGCCAAGCATGAGATGAGTATTGATGAGTTCAAGCATGATTATGTCAGCACGGGACATTCCCGGCTGACGATGAAGCTAAGTGATCGCGGAACGATCCTGGAGAAGCCCACCGGCAAGATCACGGTCCGTGATGGGCAGGGGGAGATCAGGTATGAGCAGGAATACGCAGCGGACTCGATTTACGCGGGGAGTACTGCGGATATGGTCTATATCGTCAATGACCGGCTGCTGCTGCCGGATGTCTATGAGGTGAACTATACCGCCTCCTTCTCGGGCAAGACGATCAGCCGAACATTTATCTTCAAAGTCACACCTGAGCAGTCCAAGACTTCCCAGGCCGCATTGACGGAGGCAGGCAAGATTGAAGTCACACAGACGTTCTGGGATTGGCTAGAGCTGCATCTGTGGGTCGTGGTAATCACGATTGTGGTGATTCTGTTGTTTGTTGTGTTGTTGTTCTGGCTGCTGCTTCTGCTATGGAAGCGGAAAAAGGAACAGAAGGAAGAAGCAAACCTGTCTGTTTCAGCGCCTGTTAGCCAAGATAAATGA
- a CDS encoding type II toxin-antitoxin system death-on-curing family toxin codes for MYIQLTPRQIIEIHDAELAESNGLAGIREPGYLDFISEKPFSVVFGEEQYPGLFLKAAVLMDGLISSHCFYDANKRTGVLVTYVFLGVNGVELDVDPEELFNVAIQVATKKIGIHPLAAWLERNSYKNG; via the coding sequence ATGTATATCCAACTGACACCTCGACAGATTATCGAAATTCATGATGCAGAACTGGCCGAATCGAACGGACTGGCCGGAATCAGAGAACCGGGATATCTTGACTTCATATCCGAGAAGCCATTTAGTGTGGTCTTCGGTGAGGAGCAGTATCCCGGTTTGTTTTTGAAAGCAGCGGTTTTGATGGACGGTTTAATATCATCCCATTGCTTCTATGATGCCAACAAAAGGACGGGAGTCCTGGTGACGTATGTCTTTCTCGGGGTGAATGGCGTTGAACTGGATGTAGACCCCGAGGAACTCTTCAACGTTGCGATCCAGGTCGCAACTAAAAAGATAGGAATTCATCCCTTAGCAGCATGGTTAGAGAGGAACTCGTACAAGAACGGATAA